GACTACTAGGTGTTGGATGTAAAGATGCATCAAACTCATTCTACTAAGAAGTCTTGGGCACACTAACCGCAGTAGTAACCTTAGGACAAGAACCCACAAGAAGGGAATCAACTACAGACCCATCTAAACCAACACCTTGCTCTTTCAAGCATGCCTTCACTAGGATAACAAGGAGAAGCCCGTCTTCCTCCTCACCATCAATCGAGCCACCACCATCACCAAAACAATCATGGCCCCAAATGTCCATGGCATCATCAGGACTAGCTCCTACACCAACCACAATAGTCACAACACCATCTTCAACAATATTGCAAGATGAGAGAGATGAACCAAGGTTTTTGGACTGCAGTGCCCCCAAATTCGCACCAAAAGCCCTAGATGCAACATCATGGGGTGAGGACATAGCAAGGAGCAAAACCCCTTTCTAAGGGCGTGAGAAAAGCCATCTAGCCTAGAGCCAGAAGCCACCGAGGAAGAACGTGCCAAGTAAACGACTCTATGTGCTTCCGCCCACATGTCCAGGAGATAAACCTCTTCCTCATACGAACACCAAAGGGTTGAGCCATCCTTCTTGTCCAAATCATCGCCCCAAACTGTATCCCCTATAGAAACCCTTTCGCCATTCATGTTCCCACTCCTACTCCACTCCATTAATTAGGCTTCGTAGTgttatataattattaatagttattttattaagatcaattatCATTaacattacataaatataattaaaataatatataatcttgaactaataattaataattaaatttaaaaataattttattattatattataattatatagattttatAATCAAATTAAGTTTATATTCTTAAAGAAAATGTATGTTTTCACTatactatttatattatattataataattaatattattttattgaagtgagagtttagttaatattataaaaaatataattaaaataacaataattcaacattataataattaaaaattacaacaaatatttttattactataTTATCACACTTGTTTAagagaaatttaatattatttatttaataattattttattaaaaaaataatctcTGTCATCTCTAAAATATCTcgaataaattaaataacttgatGTCTATACTAGTTTACTCTTACTTGAATTAGTCTATTTATTTGAACTGGATTTATGCGAAGGGATTTTATTCCTTTCAATATTCTTTTACACTTTATTATAACGCAATTTTGTAGAGTTGAAATTTGGTATACAGAGCATTCAAAAGCAACTTAAGTTCTTTTTTGAAGGATATCCGATGGTAAATATGTTTAGCTGGCCTCTAATTATAATATAGAATATAGTCTTCGTTGTCTCTTTGATGCAACTTTTCCTGAAGTGTTTTGGTATCTTTGATAAGAAATACATTTTTATACTGACGGGTTTGCCTTTGTCAAAATCGCCTACAAAGATATTAGCACACGATTTAGGAAAAATGAATCGAATTTGTTGTAAGGTGAAAATCTCCATTAAAAGTGTGTATATAATAAATTGAACCCAAATTAAAACATGTAGAAGGCAAACTAAAACACGTAGTCACCCTCAAATTTCTATTTTACAGGCAGGGGTGGCTATCAAATTCTAGCCCTGTATGATTGTCTGCTGTATTTAGTAGACTATAATAACAAATAATTTTCTACGTTAACAAAGTTGAAACCATGTATTTGACTGATCTATTCATCTTTTGTTAATAAGTCGGTAAAAGCTCTTGCTTTCATCTTTTCTACTTGTATGAGATAGCAGAGTGATGATGCTGGCGAATCACAAACCTACACAAATTTAGCCTGCTTTTGTATAGAATTCATATAAATATCCAAGACATGTTACAGAAAGATTGCATGTTTAAATTCTCAAATTTTGGTCATGTAGCCTTTGAGCAAATTCTTTCCATTTAAATCCCTGTGATTTGCACCATGTGCCAGAACTTTGTTTCATTCTAACTTCAAATAAATTTACAGCAGCCGAACTTAAATTAATTTACAGCAGTTGAACTTCAAATTAATCATGCACAGGAGTTCTCTCATAATATACAAAAGAAGATAGGATCATTAAAGCACCATAACAAGAAAAGCATACCAGCATTTTGCCCCTTGGGCCTTTGGCACATCTTTACAGTTGCTATACTGATGTTTATTCAGAATCTTTATCTTGTGAATCGTCCTGAGTatcatcatcttcattcttatcatccTCTTCCTCAGTATCATCTTCTTCACTGTCAGGTGCATTCCCATTGCTGCTTCTTATCCCATGCCTGTGCTTGAAATCAGGATCAACAATATTGATCATCTCAGTCAAGGCTTGATGTTCAAGGCTTTGTCGAGAGCCTAAGCTGGGAACTGGATAATTCTGGCTTCCTGCAGTTGGTGTTATCTCAGGCTGCATGTCTTGATCCCTCATCGAGCTGTTCAGTTGGATATCCTGCCTTGACCTAACATATTCTGAAGCTCCAATTTGGCTAGCATCAAaatcttgatgaagagcttcatcatTGGTCCTTCCAATTCCTGGCTTTCTCTCGTCACTCCGAAGGGACTCATTATCACAGTGAAATGACCCAGGAGTGCTTACTGCCCAACTACCAGGAACCTCTGATGTCAATAGATCATTTGTTGTTATGGTATTCCTGTCTTCCCTTATCTTGGAATCCATCTCATCCACCTTCTGCCAATTGCCAGGACACGATCTCTGCCCATCTTGATTCACTGTATTTCTGATAGAATGGTATGTTGTGGCAGGGCACTCACTACTCTTAGCCATATTGGGCATCTTTTCTGATTCAGCACCAATCCTAGTATTCAATGTTGTCCTTTGGTTTTCAGCAGCAATTTCTTTTCCTTCCCAACACATTTGAGCATGCTCTTCATCCTCAACTTGCACTTTTTCTCCTCCCAGATCCCCTTCACAATCTTGTATCTCATCATCGTCCAGTATCCTCCCTCTTAATGTCTTCCTTGAACTGGCTGGCTCATTTCCTGTAGCATATGCATGACATTCTGGCCTTTTACCTCCACCTGAGATTTCAAGCAACTGAGTTGCCTCTGCTTCAGTTGCAAGCACCTGTTCAGTGCCAATCTGTTCATCATCTTGATATAGCATGGTATCCATAACCTCTGTGTCATGTCTTGAATTCTTTTGTGTGATCTGAATTGTATCTGCACAGTCTTCTTGTGTGTCACCATTTTCCCAGTCCTCTAGTGTATTTCCAATTGCCCTTTTATTTATATTGCACTTTTCAACACTGCTAGAATCACTTGTGCATTCTGTTTCTCCATCTTTTTTTGGCGTTTCTGCTTCATCAGAAGTTGCTCCATCTCCTATAATTCCATCACTTCCAACATTACCTGCCCTGATTTCTTCTCTTACTCTACTTACCGCTCCACAAAGATTTTCAGTTCTCGTCTCAAATTCATCATCTATATTTGGCAGTTCACAGTTTTCACCATCCTCCAGAGTTCTTAACATTCCATTTAATTGTTCTTGCTGCTTTTGTTGCAAAGCTGCAATTTCTTCAGCTGTGACATGGAATGCTCGCAGTTGAGTCTCTCTGTAAAATGCAACTGAAAAACTATCAGGGCAATTTACAGCACAATATACATTAAAGGAGCATACTGAAAGATAATTCTCATCCCACAAGAAGAATTCATCTAGAATATAGAAAAATCAGTAACATGCCTTTAAGAGGCTTAAGAAgttgagaataaatatatatgcagtCTTCAAGACTGCTGCAGAAAGAAAATATGGGGCTGTTATACTGACCGAAGAACAATACGCTCTCGGGCACCTTGTAACCGTTGCTTTTCAAGTCCGAGGTCTCGAATAGCAGCAGCTATTTCCAACTCCAGTACAGAAACCTTGGCCCATGCATCTTCTCGTGCTGCCTGCTAACGTTAGAATAAAGGGTACTCTCAGTTAATCTGTATCATGGTACACACTGACTGATTACTTTGTCAAATATATGCCAATCACGTCAATAGATAATTCATAATCTACTTCATGCATCTTTGAAATGGATTCTTGAAGAGGGGTCCTTAGATAATATATTAAAGGAGCCTTAAAGTCTAAAATCATTGACACTATATGAAAACATATTCAAGTTCTAAGAAGTATGGAATTGAGAAGTATACACATAATGGTGAGATTAACATGAAAATTTATTTAGTCCGCACAACTTCTAAGAATGAATATTCTTAACCAGTGCCCAACAAGAGAAAAGCCCATCTCTTGGCATCAAAGAATAATTGCTGACAAAAAGAACTAGTAGTAGTAAATTACTATTCACATGAAcatttttgtaaaaattgcttcAGAAATCCTGTTGCAAGGATAAGCATCCTACCACAGATAAGAGCATTTATCTTTTTTTCTGTTTTCATAAAAGATAATATATTGATATAAAGATAGTATACAAAAGCAGCCAACTTATGTTACAGCAAAATCATTAGATTGGCTGAGAGTCACAAGAAGATGCAAACAGATAACATAGTGATAGCCATATGCTCCAACCCTTGTCAAGGAGATTGGAAGTGTGCTACGAGTCTGACATTTGTCTTAGCTGTCCATTACATTTATCACCCTTAGCACTCATAATATAAATATGTTGAGATACTCTGCAAGCATGCCGCAATTGACTTCATTCTTAGATATCACTAAAAACACCTAGAAATCCTTTAGCTCTAATTCTGATCCAAAACCTGAAAACTAAAAAAGCTCAGCCTCTCAGGCAGAGGGGAGTGCATCAAAAGATTAAGTCTATTCTAAACTTCTAAGCATCCAACTATTAGCCTCAGTACCAACTTTTTATGTGGAAGGAAGATACTCAAAGGAGAGGACACATCTCTCATCTTAACCTCAAACCTATTCATCAACtcaaattttattaataataaaatttccACTTGCCAATCCCCCACCTTAGAAAAAAAAGCGAACATGAGCTGATGTTTCATTTCCTCCATAGTCAGTGTCAAACATTCAATAAAGGCCATTGTTAGCACAATGAGCAACAGAAACCAACAATTAAAAACATTGAATATAACTGATGGCATTGGAAAATTTTAATTACATATGTATTCACATAACAATTTAATTTCTGATCTCATAGAAAAAGTAGCATCTATATAGGTGTGGTTTCTTCTTTGGGGTATTAAAGCTAGAAGCCTTATAAGGTTcttcagttaagagattttcttttTGAAATGACGTCAATAACCTTATCAATGGCTCAAACCGCAATTAACAGTCCAATCAGATGCCACTTTGGAAAATAACAAACCTTTTGTTTATGGTTTGACTGATGAAGATTGTTTT
The nucleotide sequence above comes from Cryptomeria japonica chromosome 11, Sugi_1.0, whole genome shotgun sequence. Encoded proteins:
- the LOC131061262 gene encoding uncharacterized protein LOC131061262 isoform X1, which translates into the protein MIDNGEDVGKSSSSAPASSSTKEEIRTVAHKIAAQQAQISRAGVWGVLTAISEKARKRSQGMHIFLHGNEHFLGRTVKEASCQFESQNVSGRHCKVYRKKVVLENTDQSDGMCYSVFLKDSSSNGTYLNWEKLKKDSPEAQIQHGDIISLVNPPEHENAFAFVFREIRQELSSHLQNSKLNTPAKRKASVADIFGEDIVGDGKRIKGLGIGGPEGPVSLDDVRRLQRSNEELRQQLEAHVLSIEKHRNEARAAAAQHDIELKDLRESVSASFLEQIKEFRQELATKEKDVEEITALSTQRKSCIEDLNQRLSAASQSRTDAEEIIQSQKTTIVELEQQLEEERSQRRDERGKAEADLKAAVERIRLESLEELKRQSEAAARQHKEQIDVITKLQESDKENRVLMEALRSKLEDVRESLMKSEKRARELEVQLREEESSSASARKKVAEKERELQRIKMELEKEKQAAREDAWAKVSVLELEIAAAIRDLGLEKQRLQGARERIVLRETQLRAFHVTAEEIAALQQKQQEQLNGMLRTLEDGENCELPNIDDEFETRTENLCGAVSRVREEIRAGNVGSDGIIGDGATSDEAETPKKDGETECTSDSSSVEKCNINKRAIGNTLEDWENGDTQEDCADTIQITQKNSRHDTEVMDTMLYQDDEQIGTEQVLATEAEATQLLEISGGGKRPECHAYATGNEPASSRKTLRGRILDDDEIQDCEGDLGGEKVQVEDEEHAQMCWEGKEIAAENQRTTLNTRIGAESEKMPNMAKSSECPATTYHSIRNTVNQDGQRSCPGNWQKVDEMDSKIREDRNTITTNDLLTSEVPGSWAVSTPGSFHCDNESLRSDERKPGIGRTNDEALHQDFDASQIGASEYVRSRQDIQLNSSMRDQDMQPEITPTAGSQNYPVPSLGSRQSLEHQALTEMINIVDPDFKHRHGIRSSNGNAPDSEEDDTEEEDDKNEDDDTQDDSQDKDSE
- the LOC131061262 gene encoding uncharacterized protein LOC131061262 isoform X2; translation: MIDNGEDVGKSSSSAPASSSTKEEIRTVAHKIAAQQAQISRAGVWGVLTAISEKARKRSQGMHIFLHGNEHFLGRTVKEASCQFESQNVSGRHCKVYRKKVVLENTDQSDGMCYSVFLKDSSSNGTYLNWEKLKKDSPEAQIQHGDIISLVNPPEHENAFAFVFREIRQELSSHLQNSKLNTPAKRKASVADIFGEDIVGDGKRIKGLGIGGPEGPVSLDDVRRLQRSNEELRQQLEAHVLSIEKHRNEARAAAAQHDIELKDLRESVSASFLEQIKEFRQELATKEKDVEEITALSTQRKSCIEDLNQRLSAASQSRTDAEEIIQSQKTTIVELEQQLEEERSQRRDERGKAEADLKAAVERIRLESLEELKRQSEAAARQHKEQIDVITKLQESDKENRVLMEALRSKLEDVRESLMKSEKRARELEVQLREEESSSASARKKVAEKERELQRIKMELEKEKAAREDAWAKVSVLELEIAAAIRDLGLEKQRLQGARERIVLRETQLRAFHVTAEEIAALQQKQQEQLNGMLRTLEDGENCELPNIDDEFETRTENLCGAVSRVREEIRAGNVGSDGIIGDGATSDEAETPKKDGETECTSDSSSVEKCNINKRAIGNTLEDWENGDTQEDCADTIQITQKNSRHDTEVMDTMLYQDDEQIGTEQVLATEAEATQLLEISGGGKRPECHAYATGNEPASSRKTLRGRILDDDEIQDCEGDLGGEKVQVEDEEHAQMCWEGKEIAAENQRTTLNTRIGAESEKMPNMAKSSECPATTYHSIRNTVNQDGQRSCPGNWQKVDEMDSKIREDRNTITTNDLLTSEVPGSWAVSTPGSFHCDNESLRSDERKPGIGRTNDEALHQDFDASQIGASEYVRSRQDIQLNSSMRDQDMQPEITPTAGSQNYPVPSLGSRQSLEHQALTEMINIVDPDFKHRHGIRSSNGNAPDSEEDDTEEEDDKNEDDDTQDDSQDKDSE